aGCGCTCCCGCAGCAAGTCGCCCGTCTGGAGCCTAGCCAGTACCCTGATGTGGTGCGGGAAATGCTGATGCACATACAGAACTTGTATCACCAAGACACGCGCGAGCGAGCGATCTTGACCTTGTCCAAGAAGCGTGAAAAGTTCACATTGCTCGGTCCGACCCTGTGGTACAGCGTCGGTGTCATGGCGATCTTTTTGCAAGAAATCGTATCCATGTACCCCCTCCTCAACACACCCTCCTCGGCCCCGGTGAAGCCGATCATCAACCGCGTTAGCAGCGTCCTTACTCTGCTACAGGTCATCGCCCAGCACGACGCATCGCGGCGGCCGTTTATGGAGTCCAATATTTGCCTCTTCCTCTATCCGTTTCTGCGCGCCACCCCAGCAGAGCGGTcagaggtgctgcgcctgACGTCACTGGGCGTCATTGGTGCGCTAGTCAAGGCAGACGACCCGGCCATCATTTCCTACCTGCTCAACACAGAGATCTTCCCAATTTGTCTGAAGATCATGGAGCAGGCGATCGAGATTTCAAAGATCATCTCTACCTTCATCATCCAGAAGCTTCTCATGTCGGACCAAGGTCTGGTGTACGCCTGCCAGAACCCCAGCCGCTtcaccgctgtcgccgacgTCCTGCATCGCATGGTGGCGGAGAAAGGGCCGCAGAACGAGCACGTGTGCGGGCCGCGCCTCCTGAAGCACATCATCCGCTGCTACCTTCGCCTCTCTGAAAACGAGCGGGCTCGTGAGGCGCTGCCCAAGATTCTCccagaggagctgcgcaacaATACTTTCCAAGAGTACCTGGACGACGACATCAACATGAGGAAGTggctcctccagctgctcgtcAACATTGGAGATGAGGGTGCGCGCCGCATCAGCGAAACCGCAAAGCATGCCCAGTAGCAACGAAGCTTGCACGTCTCCTGCCCACATCGCCTCCCTTAATGATCTGTGTGCTGTGAGGGCTCCGGCTGCTCCTTCTTCGTTGTTTCTGTCGGTGTTGTCTTCCTCTGCGCCCACGCACTCACGCGCACGCTTtattgttgttgttctcATTGCCTGCGTACGTGCGTCAGTGCCTCCGAGAGAGGTTTGCTGGTTTGGTGCGCCGATGTGTAGCTACATATTTACAACAtgtgcctctccctctcacccaCTTCCAAAGGAACCCTCTACGCCTTTCTTTGGGCA
The window above is part of the Leishmania mexicana MHOM/GT/2001/U1103 complete genome, chromosome 33 genome. Proteins encoded here:
- a CDS encoding cell differentiation protein-like protein, whose translation is MEAPAVYPPWEEESDDVAKFGYRQQRFPQAGYSRFPVAQPQQRPPQQPQPQPQPQQAALPQQVARLEPSQYPDVVREMLMHIQNLYHQDTRERAILTLSKKREKFTLLGPTLWYSVGVMAIFLQEIVSMYPLLNTPSSAPVKPIINRVSSVLTLLQVIAQHDASRRPFMESNICLFLYPFLRATPAERSEVLRLTSLGVIGALVKADDPAIISYLLNTEIFPICLKIMEQAIEISKIISTFIIQKLLMSDQGLVYACQNPSRFTAVADVLHRMVAEKGPQNEHVCGPRLLKHIIRCYLRLSENERAREALPKILPEELRNNTFQEYLDDDINMRKWLLQLLVNIGDEGARRISETAKHAQ